A genomic window from Salvelinus sp. IW2-2015 unplaced genomic scaffold, ASM291031v2 Un_scaffold19, whole genome shotgun sequence includes:
- the LOC139023867 gene encoding LOW QUALITY PROTEIN: protein FAM83B-like (The sequence of the model RefSeq protein was modified relative to this genomic sequence to represent the inferred CDS: deleted 2 bases in 1 codon) has translation MESKLSYLLSFKEDVIPTEYIQPHYKESYRLAIYALVSGGRDAYQEYLKAEQLSNFLSEEEVIFILDNAELPVPXDEDYEARKRESEENVRAPSTYFPTESDEEVPDLDLGWPEVTNENVETNISLLFHPPRHNTPTIKEMIRKQIQXARQVIAIAMDVFTDVDIFKEIVNATTRGVKVYILLXDFQFKSFLNMAKSAGVQIQDLKNLRVRTVKGQQYMCRSGAKFHGSLEQRFLLVDCKTVLYSTYSFMWSFEKINLSMVLXVTGQLVGSYDEEFRRLFAQSTLPVTLSDFRKELATATYNPYSGLLFESRLSLBQIHMRSRGRQLGLXSSTGQQKDDRYNNGQMVTRRLSFQDRLNQSHCTDMGKLVRGHSYAGELPQRGNSTTPLTNVRDDAGGXHGAPERGXRIEDTLLPGRINHYMQKKKYGIDQQHLLPFSSENSLSRWKIDSYLNNSDATLGEPVENLHLPDKLKEGRQREAWIKGTVRQS, from the exons ATGGAATCCAAGCTCTCCTATCTGTTGTCATTCAAAGAAGACGTGATTCCAACGGAATACATCCAGCCACACTACAAGGAGTCATACCGGCTTGCCATCTACGCTCTGGTCAGTGGGGGTAGAGATGCCTACCAGGAGTACCTCAAAGCTGAACAACTCAGTAACTTTCTCTCTGAAGAGGAGGTCATCTTCATTTTGGACAATGCAGAGTTGCCAGTCCCAKAGGATGAGGATTATGAAGCAAGGAAACGTGAAAGTGAAGAAAATGTCAGAGCTCCCTCGACTTACTTCCCCACTGAGTCAGATGAGGAGGTTCCTGACCTTGACCTCGGCTGGCCAGAGGTCACCAATGAGAACGTGGAGACAAACATCAGCCTGCTTTTCCATCCTCCCAGACACAACACACCGACCATCAAAGAGATGATACGTAAACAAATCCAAGWCGCAAGACAG GTTATTGCTATAGCGATGGATGTCTTCACTGACGTTGATATTTTTAAGGAGATTGTCAATGCGACTACAAGGGGAGTGAAGGTCTACATACTTCTTGRTGACTTCCAATTCAAAAGCTTTCTGAATATGGCTAAGAGCGCAGGTGTCCAAATACAAGATCTCAAG AACTTGCGAGTTCGGACAGTGAAAGGACAGCAGTACATGTGTCGATCTGGAGCAAAGTTCCATGGATCTTTGGAGCAGAGGTTTCTATTGGTGGACTGCAAAACAGtgttgtacagtacatacag CTTYATGTGGTCCTTTGAGAARATCAACCTCAGCATGGTCCTGGKGGTCACAGGGCAGCTGGTGGGCTCCTACGACGAGGAGTTCAGACGTCTGTTTGCCCAATCCACTCTgcctgtcactctctct gaCTTCCGGAAAGAGCTGGCAACAGCCACGTACAACCCTTATTCTGGTCTTCTCTTTGARAGCAGACTCTCTCTCRACCAGATTCACATGAGATCCCGTGGGAGACAGCTTGGCTTGAYGAGTTCTACTGGTCAACAGAAGGACGATCGATACAACAATGGACAGATGGTCACAAGAAGACTGAGCTTTCAGGACAGACTGAATCAATCTCACTGCACCGATATGGGGAAACTTGTGAGGGGACACAGCTACGCCGGAGAGCTGCCGCAGAGAGGGAATTCCACAACTCCCTTGACGAATGTAAGAGATGACGCTGGCGGCRSTCACGGTGCCCCTGAGAGAGGCAGWCGCATCGAGGACACACTGTTACCAGGCAGGATTAATCATTACATGCAGAAGAAGAAGTATGGCATTGACCAACAGCATCTACTCCCTTTCAGCAGTGAGAACTCTCTTAGCAGGTGGAAGATCGACTCGTACCTCAAYAACAGTGATGCGACCCTAGGGGAGCCAGTTGAGAATCTGCATCTGCCTGACA AGCTAAAGGAAGGTCGTCAGAGAGAGGCCTGGATAAAAGGCACAGTGCGGCAGAGCTAG
- the LOC112068019 gene encoding lengsin isoform X1 yields the protein MHDSEDLVLEEGSIRLRDQVDGSGMSLGKKKGVKVSGKHVAPVDWDRGGPSIVHHSDYVSSPRPSESNPTIISIGPSPHSHRPSMSPERARPRQDEGPPSRVEWSREGCTYSPKGEVGVSRQTMDELKSILKDSSMLGARGKEEGGRPGSPAPYTYLHGTNRGDGRPESQSSFTTFKPHSDASRRVSTRSRDSSSIQLGSGMDSSTSHRSDVTGANRQSEVRSSTFESSSANCGDNSKDNMDKSGTRSFVSTMEHIKQQIARENINFVRFEATDLHGVSRSKTVPVRFFHEKAVYGVPMPRSYLELTLSPKSCEVDHANNPANFSSDVLLIPDLSTFRVLPWAXQTARVICDPCMITGSPLRTXPRLIAKQLMGQLQSMGFSLYSSFTYECCVLGAPDRVGPKXMLFPATTLASNHDLPFFQQLVNGMYCMGADVDSLASAMVPGQMEINLRPEFGIAAADTAFTFRTGIKEMARKXSYIASFFTDDSLYNAGVLSHSLWDANSHRSLFHTGDHGGGELSEIGRKWLAGLLSHSAALSCLLSPGLGCRSHIAKKVKDPKHNVLYATYGYNDNSSAFNVKCHGGREXHIDNKLGSAMANPYVVLAATVAAGLDGIKRNLAAETGLTRASTHTQLGKQQFAIPVKLEDALVALSEDHVIRGALGEPFVQYFIALKQFEIETEELDTERNKCLEYFI from the exons ATGCATGACTCAGAGGATCTCGTTCTCGAG GAGGGCTCAATTAGGCTCAGAGACCAGGTAGATGGCAGTGGAATGAGCCTGGGCAAGAAGAAGGGGGTGAAGGTGAGTGGGAAACATGTGGCCCCAGTGGACTGGGACAGAGGGGGGCCGTCCATAGTCCACCACTCCGACTACGTGAGCAGCCCCAGACCCTCAGAAAGCAACCCCACCATCATCTCTATCGGCCCCTCTCCCCACTCCCACAGGCCCTCTATGTCTCCAGAGAGGGCTCGGCCCAGGCAGGATGAGGGCCCCCCCTCCAGGGTGGAGTGGTCCAGAGAGGGTTGCACCTACAGCCCAAAGGGCGAGGTGGGGGTCTCCAGACAGACCATGGATGAGTTGAAGAGTATCCTGAAGGATAGTTCCATGCTTGGTGCCCGGGGGAAGGAGGAGGGKGGGCGTCCTGGGAGCCCAGCCCCTTACACCTACCTGCATGGGACCAACAGGGGAGATGGACGGCCGGAGTCCCAGTCCTCCTTCACCACTTTCAAGCCCCACTCTGATGCTTCCAGGAGGGTGTCCACCAGGTCCAGGGACAGCAGCTCCATCCAGCTTGGCTCCGGTATGGACTCGTCAACCTCACACAGGTCAGATGTGACTGGAGCAAACAGGCAATCCGAAGTACGGTCGTCCACGTTTGAGAGCAGCAGTGCCAACTGTGGAG ATAACAGTAAAGACAACATGGATAAGTCTGGGACTCGGAGCTTTGTCTCCACCATGGAGCACATCAAGCAGCAGATTGCCCGGGAGAATATCAACTTTGTCCGCTTCGAGGCCACAGATCTCCATGGGGTCTCCAGGTCTAAGACAGTGCCAGTCCGCTTCTTTCAT GAGAAAGCAGTATAYGGGGTGCCGATGCCAAGAAGCTACCTAGAGCTGACCCTGAGCCCTAAGAGCTGTGAGGTGGACCACGCCAACAACCCTGCCAACTTCAGTAGCGACGTGCTGCTTATCCCAGACCTGTCGACCTTCAGGGTGCTGCCCTGGGCAGMGCAGACGGCCCGGGTCATCTGTGACCCCTGCATGATAACCGGCAGCCCCCTGCGCACCRCACCCCGTCTCATCGCCAAGCAGCTGATGGGGCAGCTCCAGAGCATGGGTTTCTCCCTGTACTCCTCCTTCACCTACGAGTGCTGTGTCCTGGGCGCGCCCGACAGGGTGGGCCCCAAGASCATGCTGTTCCCTGCCACCACCCTGGCCAGCAACCACGACCTGCCCTTCTTCCAGCAGCTGGTGAATGGGATGTACTGCATGGGGGCCGACGTGGACAGTTTGGCCTCAGCCATGGTGCCCGGTCAGATGGAGATCAACTTGAGGCCGGAGTTCGGCATCGCGGCCGCCGACACCGCCTTCACGTTTCGTACCGGCATCAAAGAGATGGCGAGGAAAYACAGCTACATCGCCAGCTTCTTCACCGACGACAGCCTGTACAACGCCGGGGTGCTTTCCCACTCTCTCTGGGACGCCAACAGCCACCGTAGTCTCTTCCACACCGGGGACCACGGCGGAGGGGAGCTGTCGGAGATTGGCAGGAAGTGGCTTGCGGGGCTCTTGAGCCACTCGGCCGCCCTGAGCTGCYTGCTCTCCCCTGGGCTGGGCTGCCGCAGCCACATCGCCAAGAAGGTTAAAGACCCCAAGCACAACGTGCTTTACGCCACCTATGGCTACAACGACAACAGCAGCGCCTTCAATGTAAAATGCCACGGCGGGCGGGAGAYGCATATCGACAACAAGCTGGGCTCGGCCATGGCTAACCCATACGTKGTGCTGGCGGCCACCGTGGCGGCAGGACTGGACGGTATCAAACGCAACCTGGCGGCTGAGACAGGTCTGACCAGGGCCTCCACCCACACCCAGCTGGGGAAACAGCAGTTTGCCATCCCTGTGAAGCTGGAGGACGCTCTGGTGGCTTTGAGCGAAGACCATGTGATTCGCGGAGCGCTGGGAGAACCATTTGTGCAGTATTTTATTGCTCTGAAGCAATTTGAGATTGAGACTGAAGAATTGGatacagagagaaacaaatgTCTGGAATATTTCATATAG
- the LOC112068019 gene encoding lengsin isoform X2 — protein MEGSIRLRDQVDGSGMSLGKKKGVKVSGKHVAPVDWDRGGPSIVHHSDYVSSPRPSESNPTIISIGPSPHSHRPSMSPERARPRQDEGPPSRVEWSREGCTYSPKGEVGVSRQTMDELKSILKDSSMLGARGKEEGGRPGSPAPYTYLHGTNRGDGRPESQSSFTTFKPHSDASRRVSTRSRDSSSIQLGSGMDSSTSHRSDVTGANRQSEVRSSTFESSSANCGDNSKDNMDKSGTRSFVSTMEHIKQQIARENINFVRFEATDLHGVSRSKTVPVRFFHEKAVYGVPMPRSYLELTLSPKSCEVDHANNPANFSSDVLLIPDLSTFRVLPWAXQTARVICDPCMITGSPLRTXPRLIAKQLMGQLQSMGFSLYSSFTYECCVLGAPDRVGPKXMLFPATTLASNHDLPFFQQLVNGMYCMGADVDSLASAMVPGQMEINLRPEFGIAAADTAFTFRTGIKEMARKXSYIASFFTDDSLYNAGVLSHSLWDANSHRSLFHTGDHGGGELSEIGRKWLAGLLSHSAALSCLLSPGLGCRSHIAKKVKDPKHNVLYATYGYNDNSSAFNVKCHGGREXHIDNKLGSAMANPYVVLAATVAAGLDGIKRNLAAETGLTRASTHTQLGKQQFAIPVKLEDALVALSEDHVIRGALGEPFVQYFIALKQFEIETEELDTERNKCLEYFI, from the exons atg GAGGGCTCAATTAGGCTCAGAGACCAGGTAGATGGCAGTGGAATGAGCCTGGGCAAGAAGAAGGGGGTGAAGGTGAGTGGGAAACATGTGGCCCCAGTGGACTGGGACAGAGGGGGGCCGTCCATAGTCCACCACTCCGACTACGTGAGCAGCCCCAGACCCTCAGAAAGCAACCCCACCATCATCTCTATCGGCCCCTCTCCCCACTCCCACAGGCCCTCTATGTCTCCAGAGAGGGCTCGGCCCAGGCAGGATGAGGGCCCCCCCTCCAGGGTGGAGTGGTCCAGAGAGGGTTGCACCTACAGCCCAAAGGGCGAGGTGGGGGTCTCCAGACAGACCATGGATGAGTTGAAGAGTATCCTGAAGGATAGTTCCATGCTTGGTGCCCGGGGGAAGGAGGAGGGKGGGCGTCCTGGGAGCCCAGCCCCTTACACCTACCTGCATGGGACCAACAGGGGAGATGGACGGCCGGAGTCCCAGTCCTCCTTCACCACTTTCAAGCCCCACTCTGATGCTTCCAGGAGGGTGTCCACCAGGTCCAGGGACAGCAGCTCCATCCAGCTTGGCTCCGGTATGGACTCGTCAACCTCACACAGGTCAGATGTGACTGGAGCAAACAGGCAATCCGAAGTACGGTCGTCCACGTTTGAGAGCAGCAGTGCCAACTGTGGAG ATAACAGTAAAGACAACATGGATAAGTCTGGGACTCGGAGCTTTGTCTCCACCATGGAGCACATCAAGCAGCAGATTGCCCGGGAGAATATCAACTTTGTCCGCTTCGAGGCCACAGATCTCCATGGGGTCTCCAGGTCTAAGACAGTGCCAGTCCGCTTCTTTCAT GAGAAAGCAGTATAYGGGGTGCCGATGCCAAGAAGCTACCTAGAGCTGACCCTGAGCCCTAAGAGCTGTGAGGTGGACCACGCCAACAACCCTGCCAACTTCAGTAGCGACGTGCTGCTTATCCCAGACCTGTCGACCTTCAGGGTGCTGCCCTGGGCAGMGCAGACGGCCCGGGTCATCTGTGACCCCTGCATGATAACCGGCAGCCCCCTGCGCACCRCACCCCGTCTCATCGCCAAGCAGCTGATGGGGCAGCTCCAGAGCATGGGTTTCTCCCTGTACTCCTCCTTCACCTACGAGTGCTGTGTCCTGGGCGCGCCCGACAGGGTGGGCCCCAAGASCATGCTGTTCCCTGCCACCACCCTGGCCAGCAACCACGACCTGCCCTTCTTCCAGCAGCTGGTGAATGGGATGTACTGCATGGGGGCCGACGTGGACAGTTTGGCCTCAGCCATGGTGCCCGGTCAGATGGAGATCAACTTGAGGCCGGAGTTCGGCATCGCGGCCGCCGACACCGCCTTCACGTTTCGTACCGGCATCAAAGAGATGGCGAGGAAAYACAGCTACATCGCCAGCTTCTTCACCGACGACAGCCTGTACAACGCCGGGGTGCTTTCCCACTCTCTCTGGGACGCCAACAGCCACCGTAGTCTCTTCCACACCGGGGACCACGGCGGAGGGGAGCTGTCGGAGATTGGCAGGAAGTGGCTTGCGGGGCTCTTGAGCCACTCGGCCGCCCTGAGCTGCYTGCTCTCCCCTGGGCTGGGCTGCCGCAGCCACATCGCCAAGAAGGTTAAAGACCCCAAGCACAACGTGCTTTACGCCACCTATGGCTACAACGACAACAGCAGCGCCTTCAATGTAAAATGCCACGGCGGGCGGGAGAYGCATATCGACAACAAGCTGGGCTCGGCCATGGCTAACCCATACGTKGTGCTGGCGGCCACCGTGGCGGCAGGACTGGACGGTATCAAACGCAACCTGGCGGCTGAGACAGGTCTGACCAGGGCCTCCACCCACACCCAGCTGGGGAAACAGCAGTTTGCCATCCCTGTGAAGCTGGAGGACGCTCTGGTGGCTTTGAGCGAAGACCATGTGATTCGCGGAGCGCTGGGAGAACCATTTGTGCAGTATTTTATTGCTCTGAAGCAATTTGAGATTGAGACTGAAGAATTGGatacagagagaaacaaatgTCTGGAATATTTCATATAG
- the LOC112068019 gene encoding lengsin isoform X3, with amino-acid sequence MSLGKKKGVKVSGKHVAPVDWDRGGPSIVHHSDYVSSPRPSESNPTIISIGPSPHSHRPSMSPERARPRQDEGPPSRVEWSREGCTYSPKGEVGVSRQTMDELKSILKDSSMLGARGKEEGGRPGSPAPYTYLHGTNRGDGRPESQSSFTTFKPHSDASRRVSTRSRDSSSIQLGSGMDSSTSHRSDVTGANRQSEVRSSTFESSSANCGDNSKDNMDKSGTRSFVSTMEHIKQQIARENINFVRFEATDLHGVSRSKTVPVRFFHEKAVYGVPMPRSYLELTLSPKSCEVDHANNPANFSSDVLLIPDLSTFRVLPWAXQTARVICDPCMITGSPLRTXPRLIAKQLMGQLQSMGFSLYSSFTYECCVLGAPDRVGPKXMLFPATTLASNHDLPFFQQLVNGMYCMGADVDSLASAMVPGQMEINLRPEFGIAAADTAFTFRTGIKEMARKXSYIASFFTDDSLYNAGVLSHSLWDANSHRSLFHTGDHGGGELSEIGRKWLAGLLSHSAALSCLLSPGLGCRSHIAKKVKDPKHNVLYATYGYNDNSSAFNVKCHGGREXHIDNKLGSAMANPYVVLAATVAAGLDGIKRNLAAETGLTRASTHTQLGKQQFAIPVKLEDALVALSEDHVIRGALGEPFVQYFIALKQFEIETEELDTERNKCLEYFI; translated from the exons ATGAGCCTGGGCAAGAAGAAGGGGGTGAAGGTGAGTGGGAAACATGTGGCCCCAGTGGACTGGGACAGAGGGGGGCCGTCCATAGTCCACCACTCCGACTACGTGAGCAGCCCCAGACCCTCAGAAAGCAACCCCACCATCATCTCTATCGGCCCCTCTCCCCACTCCCACAGGCCCTCTATGTCTCCAGAGAGGGCTCGGCCCAGGCAGGATGAGGGCCCCCCCTCCAGGGTGGAGTGGTCCAGAGAGGGTTGCACCTACAGCCCAAAGGGCGAGGTGGGGGTCTCCAGACAGACCATGGATGAGTTGAAGAGTATCCTGAAGGATAGTTCCATGCTTGGTGCCCGGGGGAAGGAGGAGGGKGGGCGTCCTGGGAGCCCAGCCCCTTACACCTACCTGCATGGGACCAACAGGGGAGATGGACGGCCGGAGTCCCAGTCCTCCTTCACCACTTTCAAGCCCCACTCTGATGCTTCCAGGAGGGTGTCCACCAGGTCCAGGGACAGCAGCTCCATCCAGCTTGGCTCCGGTATGGACTCGTCAACCTCACACAGGTCAGATGTGACTGGAGCAAACAGGCAATCCGAAGTACGGTCGTCCACGTTTGAGAGCAGCAGTGCCAACTGTGGAG ATAACAGTAAAGACAACATGGATAAGTCTGGGACTCGGAGCTTTGTCTCCACCATGGAGCACATCAAGCAGCAGATTGCCCGGGAGAATATCAACTTTGTCCGCTTCGAGGCCACAGATCTCCATGGGGTCTCCAGGTCTAAGACAGTGCCAGTCCGCTTCTTTCAT GAGAAAGCAGTATAYGGGGTGCCGATGCCAAGAAGCTACCTAGAGCTGACCCTGAGCCCTAAGAGCTGTGAGGTGGACCACGCCAACAACCCTGCCAACTTCAGTAGCGACGTGCTGCTTATCCCAGACCTGTCGACCTTCAGGGTGCTGCCCTGGGCAGMGCAGACGGCCCGGGTCATCTGTGACCCCTGCATGATAACCGGCAGCCCCCTGCGCACCRCACCCCGTCTCATCGCCAAGCAGCTGATGGGGCAGCTCCAGAGCATGGGTTTCTCCCTGTACTCCTCCTTCACCTACGAGTGCTGTGTCCTGGGCGCGCCCGACAGGGTGGGCCCCAAGASCATGCTGTTCCCTGCCACCACCCTGGCCAGCAACCACGACCTGCCCTTCTTCCAGCAGCTGGTGAATGGGATGTACTGCATGGGGGCCGACGTGGACAGTTTGGCCTCAGCCATGGTGCCCGGTCAGATGGAGATCAACTTGAGGCCGGAGTTCGGCATCGCGGCCGCCGACACCGCCTTCACGTTTCGTACCGGCATCAAAGAGATGGCGAGGAAAYACAGCTACATCGCCAGCTTCTTCACCGACGACAGCCTGTACAACGCCGGGGTGCTTTCCCACTCTCTCTGGGACGCCAACAGCCACCGTAGTCTCTTCCACACCGGGGACCACGGCGGAGGGGAGCTGTCGGAGATTGGCAGGAAGTGGCTTGCGGGGCTCTTGAGCCACTCGGCCGCCCTGAGCTGCYTGCTCTCCCCTGGGCTGGGCTGCCGCAGCCACATCGCCAAGAAGGTTAAAGACCCCAAGCACAACGTGCTTTACGCCACCTATGGCTACAACGACAACAGCAGCGCCTTCAATGTAAAATGCCACGGCGGGCGGGAGAYGCATATCGACAACAAGCTGGGCTCGGCCATGGCTAACCCATACGTKGTGCTGGCGGCCACCGTGGCGGCAGGACTGGACGGTATCAAACGCAACCTGGCGGCTGAGACAGGTCTGACCAGGGCCTCCACCCACACCCAGCTGGGGAAACAGCAGTTTGCCATCCCTGTGAAGCTGGAGGACGCTCTGGTGGCTTTGAGCGAAGACCATGTGATTCGCGGAGCGCTGGGAGAACCATTTGTGCAGTATTTTATTGCTCTGAAGCAATTTGAGATTGAGACTGAAGAATTGGatacagagagaaacaaatgTCTGGAATATTTCATATAG
- the LOC139023868 gene encoding protein FAM83B-like, with product MSAAQLGIQLKEPLLKPSNFRPTGLNVESSKGLTSLIGIPEEKECSTRKSYESTDQLANSSELVLSADKEKTRQSVNPLKRRTSVTSIKNIVHADVSVEKMVEKTPHKVEGAELQRQNSFRSTLQRTGSVRSKHLVQADISTEQRTISDPPGKPSAVGLTTSPKGHSPSPSRSSHNAAGSETEKEQQHNSPSPAGKSSSPGLTTSWVRKSFRKKCEPDKNSLSSTNTVASRAAIHSDTRRKRAHSRFESFVSFDNKPSDKPTSTTTNRYDSDKHRSLFVRHPSVSSIHSFQTETTPNENKLGRFIQRVGNLISKK from the coding sequence ATGTCGGCAGCCCAACTGGGAATACAACTAAAGGAACCTTTGCTCAAGCCCTCCAACTTCAGACCAACTGGACTTAATGTGGAGAGCTCTAAAGGGCTAACATCTTTGATTGGAATACCAGAGGAGAAGGAGTGCTCCACCAGGAAGAGTTATGAATCCACTGACCAGCTGGCCAACAGCTCTGAATTGGTGCTCTCCGCAGACAAAGAGAAAACACGCCAAAGTGTGAATCCATTGAAACGCAGAACTTCTGTGACATCAATAAAGAATATAGTGCATGCCGATGTTTCAGTGgagaaaatggtggagaaaacgCCACACAAGGTAGAAGGAGCAGAACTCCAAAGGCAGAATTCATTCAGATCCACACTTCAAAGGACAGGTTCAGTGAGATCAAAGCATTTAGTGCAGGCTGACATTTCAACAGAGCAGAGAACCATCTCAGatcctcctggaaaaccgtcagCTGTGGGACTTACTACATCACCCAAGGGTCATTCTCCAAGCCCTTCCAGGTCATCACACAATGCGGCTGGCTCTGAAACCGAAAAGGAACAACAACATAATTCTCCCAGCCCAGCAGGTAAATCATCATCTCCTGGGTTAACTACTAGCTGGGTTAGAAAGAGCTTTAGAAAGAAATGTGAACCGGACAAGAACTCCCTGAGCTCCACAAACACTGTGGCGAGTCGAGCAGCAATTCATTCAGACACCAGGCGGAAACGAGCACATAGCCGGTTTGAGAGTTTTGTTTCATTTGACAACAAGCCTTCTGATAAACCGACATCAACTACTACAAACAGATATGACTCAGACAAACACAGGAGTTTGTTTGTGAGACATCCCTCTGTTAGTTCCATACACAGCTTTCAGACGGAAACTACGCCTAATGAAAATAAGCTTGGCCGATTCATACAACGGGTGGGGAATCTCATCAGCAAGAAGTGA